The nucleotide sequence AGGCCTTGTGCGACGGGATGGTCAGCTTGCGGCGGCCGCCGACCTTCATCCCGACGATGCCCTCGTCCCAGCCGGCGATGACCATGCCGACGCCCAGCCGGAACTCGAGCGGGGCGCCGCGGTTCCACGAGGCGTCGAACTCCTCGCCGGTCGAGTGCGCGACCCCGACGTAGTGGGCGGACACGGTGGAGCCGGGGGTGGCCTCGGCGCCCTCGCCGACGGTGATGTCCTCGACGACCAGCTCGGTCGGCGCCTCGTCACCGGGGAAGTCGATCTCGGGCTTCGTGGGCTCGCTCACA is from Arthrobacter sp. NEB 688 and encodes:
- a CDS encoding FKBP-type peptidyl-prolyl cis-trans isomerase, with product MSEPTKPEIDFPGDEAPTELVVEDITVGEGAEATPGSTVSAHYVGVAHSTGEEFDASWNRGAPLEFRLGVGMVIAGWDEGIVGMKVGGRRKLTIPSHKAYGERGAGGVIKPGESLIFVVDLMDVR